The Megalobrama amblycephala isolate DHTTF-2021 linkage group LG7, ASM1881202v1, whole genome shotgun sequence genome window below encodes:
- the ifngr1 gene encoding interferon gamma receptor 1, with translation MRIQIYISVTVLILFQKSASEAVSRPPPPANVTIHCDNYGVEARWEYPDQSRDVYFFVEVTYSTGRESETTQNLSLNISSMLSRPAFNRYFVTVRAVRGGLESDLCESAIFSFTAEADSKIKCYLDFPEVELSPKDGKLHVQFINPPHLYRNTPALRDLVDLNYYIETEESKKSFTCGMKNETCESSIEFSEHRGVYCVNLTGKFGQRPLNPRSKCFEGDISIYPSFTVYLYPVLGVASTLIFITVIIMLLAKKFNSEIKKNAITAFPKFLVFNPAPAGQCKVLKVETENMDSKVKIEPVGDPQEKTTLIEMYSDEEQSSGDRDVRIGDLDNESAYGPNMLDEDDEDNEDEPGSLSNGYDSPHINLCL, from the exons ATGCGGATACAgatctatatcagtgtcactgtcTTGATCTTATTCCAGAAATCCGCCTCAGAGG CCGTGAGTCGCCCGCCTCCTCCTGCTAACGTGACCATACATTGTGACAACTATGGAGTTGAAGCACGATGGGAATATCCTGACCAGAGTCGGGACGTATACTTCTTTGTGGAGGTGACATATTCCACTGGAAG GGAAAGTGAGACCACACAAAATCTAAGTTTAAACATATCCAGTATGCTGTCTAGACCAGCATTCAATCGCTACTTTGTCACTGTGAGGGCCGTGCGGGGAGGACTGGAGTCAGATCTATGCGAATCAGCTATTTTCAGCTTCACTGCAGAAGCTgacagcaaaataaagt GTTATTTGGATTTTCCTGAGGTTGAACTTTCTCCTAAAGATGGTAAACTTCACGTCCAGTTCATCAACCCTCCGCATCTGTACAGAAACACGCCGGCTCTGAGGGACCTTGTAGATCTGAATTACTATATTGAAACAGAAGAG AGTAAGAAGAGTTTCACCTGCGGAATGAAGAATGAAACATGCGAGTCGTCCATTGAGTTTTCTGAGCACAGAGGAGTTTACTGTGTCAATCTGACAGGAAAGTTTGGACAGAGACCACTCAATCCTAGAAGCAAATGTTTCGAAGGAGACATAAGTATCT ATCCATCGTTCACCGTGTACCTGTATCCAGTGCTGGGGGTCGCCTCAACGTTGATTTTCATAACCGTCATCATTATGCTGCTAGCGAAGAAATTCAACTCAGAAATTAAGAAGAATGCTATCACTGCATTTCCCAAGTTTTTG GTTTTCAACCCAGCACCAGCAGGCCAGTGCAAAGTACTGAAAGTGGAGACGGAGAACATGGACAGCAAAGTGAAGATCGAACCGGTCGGGGATCCTCAGGAGAAAACCACATTAATAGAGATGTACAGCGATGAGGAGCAGTCCTCTGGTGACAGGGATGTGCGAATAGGTGACTTGGACAATGAAAGTGCATATGGGCCTAACATGCtcgatgaagatgatgaagataaTGAAGATGAGCCGGGCAGCCTGTCGAATGGCTACGACAGTCCGCACATCAACCTCTGTCTGTAG
- the ltv1 gene encoding protein LTV1 homolog isoform X1 produces the protein MPHRKKKSFINKKNAVSFHLVHRSQKDPLAADEMAPQHVLLPAAKQVEVEKRREEQRKFGVFFDDDYDYLQHLREAPQPTELVSAPRLRRDARPKPAEEEEDMEEEDVTIPVSSINLPSSVFASEFEEEVGLLNKAAPVSGPRLDMDPDIVAALDEDFDFDDPENMLEDDFVIKANDVVGDTGNDDDDDDDEWEDTDDEGDEEDYDSAGLSDEEGGQREFMFGDCETKSRFTEYSLTSSVMRRNEQLTLLDDRFEKFFEQFDDDEIGALDNAELEGYIEPDSKRLEEVIKDYFIQKEKDYQKPDQLGPAELPSVREEDENDEDDEEVAIDTMVIEPPAERWDCETIISTYSNIYNRPKLIQDPPKPKQIRVSSKTGIPLDVLAKRGPTAKQVERMERINDSDLPRVSTQPRSRDESAEERRARKQAIKTERKERRTEKKANKLAFKQEKQMQEKQMVNLRANVQGLKLS, from the exons ATG CCTCACAGAAAGAAGAAATCCTTCATCAATAAGAAGAATGCCGTGTCCTTCCACCTGGTGCACAGAAGTCAGAAAGATCCGCTCGCAGCAGACGAGATGGCACCTCAACATGTCCTTCTGCCTGCTGCCAAG CAGGTGGAGGTGGAGAAGAGGAGGGAGGAGCAGCGCAAGTTTGGAGTGTTTTTCGACGATGACTACGATTACCTGCAGCACCTGAGGGAGGCGCCCCAGCCCACGGAGCTGGTCTCCGCCCCTCGCCTCCGCAGAGACGCACGGCCAAAGCCTGCGGAGGAGGAAGAGGACATGGAGGAAGAGGACGTCACCATCCCT GTGTCCTCGATTAACCTGCCCTCGTCTGTGTTCGCCTCAGAGTTTGAAGAGGAAGTGGGTTTATTAAACAAAGCAGCTCCTGTTTCAG GGCCGCGGTTGGATATGGATCCTGACATTGTTGCTGCGCTGGATGAGGACTTTGATTTTGATGACCCAGAGAACATGCTGGAAGATGACTTTGTCATCAAGGCCAATGACGTCGTGGGTGACACGGG taatgatgatgatgatgatgatgatgagtggGAGGACACGGATGATGAAGGTGATGAGGAAGATTATGACTCAGCGGGTCTGTCAGACGAGGAAGGCGGCCAGAGAGAGTTCATGTTTGGCGACTGCGAGACGAAGAGTCGTTTTACAGAGTACTCGCTCACGTCCTCCGTCATGAGGAGGAACGAACAGCTGACGCTGCTGGACGACCGCTTCGAGAAG TTTTTCGAGCAGTTTGACGATGACGAGATCGGAGCGCTGGATAACGCGGAGCTGGAGGGCTACATTGAACCGGACAGCAAGCGCCTGGAAGAGGTCATCAAAGACTACTTCATTCAGAAAGAgaaaga TTATCAGAAACCAGATCAGCTGGGTCCTGCGGAGCTGCCCTCTGTGAGAGAGGAAGACGAgaatgatgaagatgatgaagaggTGGCAATTGATACGATGGTCATAGAGCCGCCTGCGGAGCGCTGGGACTGTGAGACCATCATCA GCACTTACTCCAACATCTACAACCGGCCCAAACTCATCCAGGACCCTCCAAAG CCCAAGCAGATCCGAGTGTCCAGTAAGACGGGGATTCCTCTGGACGTTCTGGCGAAACGAGGCCCGACGGCTAAACAGGTGGAGAGGATGGAAAGGATAAACGACTCGGACCTGCCCAGAGTCTCGACGCAGCCCCGCTCACGGGACGAGAGCGCAGAGGAGAGGAGAGCCAGGAAACAGGCCATCAAGACCGAGAGGAAG GAGAGGAGGACAGAGAAGAAGGCAAACAAACTGGCTTTCAAACAGGAGAAACAGATGCAGGAGAAACAGATGGTTAATTTAAGAGCAAACGTTCAGGGCCTGAAGCTCTCGTAG
- the ltv1 gene encoding protein LTV1 homolog isoform X2 — MPHRKKKSFINKKNAVSFHLVHRSQKDPLAADEMAPQHVLLPAAKVEVEKRREEQRKFGVFFDDDYDYLQHLREAPQPTELVSAPRLRRDARPKPAEEEEDMEEEDVTIPVSSINLPSSVFASEFEEEVGLLNKAAPVSGPRLDMDPDIVAALDEDFDFDDPENMLEDDFVIKANDVVGDTGNDDDDDDDEWEDTDDEGDEEDYDSAGLSDEEGGQREFMFGDCETKSRFTEYSLTSSVMRRNEQLTLLDDRFEKFFEQFDDDEIGALDNAELEGYIEPDSKRLEEVIKDYFIQKEKDYQKPDQLGPAELPSVREEDENDEDDEEVAIDTMVIEPPAERWDCETIISTYSNIYNRPKLIQDPPKPKQIRVSSKTGIPLDVLAKRGPTAKQVERMERINDSDLPRVSTQPRSRDESAEERRARKQAIKTERKERRTEKKANKLAFKQEKQMQEKQMVNLRANVQGLKLS, encoded by the exons ATG CCTCACAGAAAGAAGAAATCCTTCATCAATAAGAAGAATGCCGTGTCCTTCCACCTGGTGCACAGAAGTCAGAAAGATCCGCTCGCAGCAGACGAGATGGCACCTCAACATGTCCTTCTGCCTGCTGCCAAG GTGGAGGTGGAGAAGAGGAGGGAGGAGCAGCGCAAGTTTGGAGTGTTTTTCGACGATGACTACGATTACCTGCAGCACCTGAGGGAGGCGCCCCAGCCCACGGAGCTGGTCTCCGCCCCTCGCCTCCGCAGAGACGCACGGCCAAAGCCTGCGGAGGAGGAAGAGGACATGGAGGAAGAGGACGTCACCATCCCT GTGTCCTCGATTAACCTGCCCTCGTCTGTGTTCGCCTCAGAGTTTGAAGAGGAAGTGGGTTTATTAAACAAAGCAGCTCCTGTTTCAG GGCCGCGGTTGGATATGGATCCTGACATTGTTGCTGCGCTGGATGAGGACTTTGATTTTGATGACCCAGAGAACATGCTGGAAGATGACTTTGTCATCAAGGCCAATGACGTCGTGGGTGACACGGG taatgatgatgatgatgatgatgatgagtggGAGGACACGGATGATGAAGGTGATGAGGAAGATTATGACTCAGCGGGTCTGTCAGACGAGGAAGGCGGCCAGAGAGAGTTCATGTTTGGCGACTGCGAGACGAAGAGTCGTTTTACAGAGTACTCGCTCACGTCCTCCGTCATGAGGAGGAACGAACAGCTGACGCTGCTGGACGACCGCTTCGAGAAG TTTTTCGAGCAGTTTGACGATGACGAGATCGGAGCGCTGGATAACGCGGAGCTGGAGGGCTACATTGAACCGGACAGCAAGCGCCTGGAAGAGGTCATCAAAGACTACTTCATTCAGAAAGAgaaaga TTATCAGAAACCAGATCAGCTGGGTCCTGCGGAGCTGCCCTCTGTGAGAGAGGAAGACGAgaatgatgaagatgatgaagaggTGGCAATTGATACGATGGTCATAGAGCCGCCTGCGGAGCGCTGGGACTGTGAGACCATCATCA GCACTTACTCCAACATCTACAACCGGCCCAAACTCATCCAGGACCCTCCAAAG CCCAAGCAGATCCGAGTGTCCAGTAAGACGGGGATTCCTCTGGACGTTCTGGCGAAACGAGGCCCGACGGCTAAACAGGTGGAGAGGATGGAAAGGATAAACGACTCGGACCTGCCCAGAGTCTCGACGCAGCCCCGCTCACGGGACGAGAGCGCAGAGGAGAGGAGAGCCAGGAAACAGGCCATCAAGACCGAGAGGAAG GAGAGGAGGACAGAGAAGAAGGCAAACAAACTGGCTTTCAAACAGGAGAAACAGATGCAGGAGAAACAGATGGTTAATTTAAGAGCAAACGTTCAGGGCCTGAAGCTCTCGTAG